The following are from one region of the Thermoproteus uzoniensis 768-20 genome:
- a CDS encoding DUF58 domain-containing protein, whose protein sequence is METIARYAIALEIPALALAVFTRRPELLPAVIFPIALLALFYLVYARGWRVEVSAQIEKRELKVEDQLSLRIEARSDVPGVLLYSALDDRRLVATEPPAGALYLSRKSSATASAIAGLPGRYPVSGVDWAFYPLTLSRPVRGQTPAGEVEVRPYLAKAGLRAAAASLGMPRAPGPLAGPHSTEFLEVREYRPGDPYKLINWKAYARTGLLYVNEKLREGHSTLYVVLDASSSCRADAVGHGASIALSLAYAAVEAKLPVGLFVIPSGVLLPPTDSPAGLKLIREALMRLDLKPPRYSPAPPRADTYVYISCRPQAEYIERLCLSARNVLVVEVAPARGAFAEIAKLFASRRERVLCADKIVWSPPLEPPTRVLARL, encoded by the coding sequence ATGGAGACGATAGCCCGCTACGCCATAGCGCTCGAGATACCCGCTCTGGCCCTCGCCGTATTTACGCGCAGGCCGGAGCTCCTCCCGGCCGTGATATTCCCCATAGCCTTGTTAGCCCTCTTCTACCTCGTATACGCAAGGGGGTGGCGGGTGGAGGTCTCCGCACAGATCGAGAAAAGGGAGCTAAAAGTTGAGGACCAGCTCTCCTTGAGGATAGAGGCGAGATCCGACGTCCCCGGCGTGCTCCTCTACTCGGCGCTAGACGACAGGAGGCTGGTAGCGACGGAGCCTCCGGCGGGGGCGCTGTACCTATCCCGCAAGTCTTCGGCGACGGCCAGCGCGATTGCTGGATTGCCGGGCCGCTATCCCGTGTCTGGCGTAGACTGGGCGTTCTACCCGTTGACGCTGTCGCGCCCAGTTAGGGGACAGACCCCGGCGGGCGAGGTGGAGGTGAGGCCGTACCTCGCCAAGGCGGGTCTGAGGGCCGCCGCGGCCAGCCTCGGAATGCCGCGTGCGCCGGGCCCGCTCGCCGGTCCCCACTCCACTGAGTTCCTGGAAGTGCGGGAGTACAGGCCTGGGGATCCCTATAAGTTGATAAACTGGAAGGCCTACGCCAGGACTGGCTTGCTATACGTCAACGAGAAGCTGAGGGAGGGGCACAGCACGCTCTACGTGGTGCTAGACGCCAGCTCAAGCTGTAGGGCAGACGCCGTAGGCCACGGCGCATCCATAGCGCTGAGTTTGGCTTACGCCGCCGTCGAGGCCAAGCTCCCCGTGGGCCTCTTCGTGATCCCCAGCGGCGTGTTGCTACCGCCGACGGACTCGCCGGCCGGGCTCAAGCTGATCCGCGAGGCCTTGATGAGGCTGGACCTAAAGCCGCCCAGATACAGCCCGGCCCCGCCTAGGGCAGATACCTACGTCTACATCTCCTGCAGGCCTCAGGCCGAGTATATCGAGAGGCTGTGCCTCAGCGCCAGGAATGTCCTCGTCGTCGAGGTCGCGCCCGCGAGGGGCGCGTTTGCCGAGATCGCCAAGCTCTTCGCGAGTAGGAGGGAGAGGGTGCTCTGCGCCGACAAGATCGTCTGGTCCCCGCCGCTGGAGCCGCCGACGCGCGTGCTCGCCCGCCTATGA
- a CDS encoding HpcH/HpaI aldolase/citrate lyase family protein, producing MIRRSQLYVPGNNERMIRKAAAELRPDSVILDLEDSVPPEEKGRAREILSRLVPELDWSGKELCVRVNPLDTPYFYADMDLVSRLDKVECVVVPKAEAPLDFIYRGTGRRVEPMIETARGLLRIEDIVRSEGVAAVSYGVADFALSVGGDYKAYVGNQTIKTLVVATAAAYGADPIDRVFFDLKDAEGFRRECLEAKALGFVGKQVIHPSQIPIANEVFSPSAEEIAWAERVVSAYEEALRQGRGAIRLDDALIDNVHYKLAKRVLEKAREAQRR from the coding sequence GTGATCCGTAGATCCCAGCTCTACGTGCCGGGCAATAACGAGAGGATGATAAGGAAGGCCGCGGCTGAGTTGAGGCCGGACTCGGTGATATTGGACCTAGAGGACTCCGTGCCGCCCGAGGAGAAGGGCAGAGCCAGGGAGATCTTGTCGAGGCTCGTGCCCGAGCTGGACTGGAGCGGCAAGGAGCTGTGTGTCAGGGTCAACCCGTTGGACACCCCCTATTTCTACGCCGATATGGATCTGGTCTCGCGGCTCGACAAGGTCGAGTGCGTGGTGGTCCCCAAGGCTGAGGCCCCCTTGGACTTCATCTACAGGGGAACTGGCAGGAGGGTGGAGCCCATGATCGAGACCGCGAGGGGCTTGTTGAGGATAGAGGACATAGTCAGGAGCGAGGGCGTGGCGGCGGTGTCCTACGGCGTGGCGGACTTCGCCCTCTCCGTAGGCGGCGACTACAAGGCCTACGTGGGGAACCAGACCATAAAGACCTTGGTCGTGGCCACTGCGGCGGCCTACGGGGCGGATCCCATAGACAGAGTTTTCTTCGACTTGAAAGACGCCGAGGGCTTCAGACGCGAGTGCCTCGAGGCAAAGGCGTTGGGCTTCGTGGGCAAACAAGTGATTCACCCGAGCCAGATACCCATAGCCAACGAGGTGTTCAGCCCCTCAGCAGAGGAGATCGCTTGGGCTGAGAGGGTCGTCTCGGCATATGAGGAGGCGTTGAGGCAAGGGCGCGGGGCCATTAGGCTCGACGACGCCTTGATAGACAACGTGCACTACAAGCTGGCCAAGCGCGTCTTAGAGAAGGCGAGAGAGGCTCAGCGCCGGTAG
- a CDS encoding CaiB/BaiF CoA transferase family protein, with product MYRAVELGHVIAGPYAGLLLAQLGFDVVKVEPVGGDPTRRDDVMGDSIFVFLNRGKRSVALDLKRPEGREIFLKLVERSDVLVENLAPGALERLGLGRDVLFGANKNLVHCSIKGYPSGGAKSNWPAFGTLVEAVSGVMWSNGGARLPASITDMGAGLYCALTVLWALLQRRPGYYEVSLFQSDLVWLGYYIIALQTLGKIFEASGDKLPFWAPYELFKTADGEIYIAVANDAIWARLCGALRSVACSDPRFSTNAGRVQHREELHKILEAETSRYRTDELLRLLLEHDVPAAPMLDIRAAAADEDASWDTTSAGGRDGVRVPRLPLPGSLHGARAPNIGEHTREVLRELGYGDSEIEQLIGRGVVRA from the coding sequence ATGTACAGGGCGGTTGAGCTCGGCCACGTAATAGCGGGCCCCTACGCCGGCCTCCTCCTGGCCCAGCTCGGCTTCGACGTAGTTAAGGTAGAGCCGGTGGGGGGCGACCCCACGAGGCGGGACGACGTCATGGGCGACTCCATATTCGTGTTCCTCAACAGAGGCAAGAGGTCGGTGGCCTTGGATCTGAAAAGGCCAGAGGGGAGGGAGATATTCCTGAAGCTCGTCGAGAGGAGCGACGTGCTTGTGGAGAACTTGGCGCCGGGCGCCCTCGAGAGGCTGGGGCTCGGCAGAGATGTCTTGTTCGGGGCCAACAAGAACTTGGTCCACTGCTCCATAAAGGGCTACCCGTCCGGAGGCGCCAAGAGCAATTGGCCCGCATTCGGCACGCTGGTCGAGGCCGTGAGCGGCGTCATGTGGAGCAACGGCGGAGCGAGGTTGCCGGCGTCTATAACCGATATGGGGGCCGGGCTCTACTGCGCCTTGACCGTGCTCTGGGCCCTGCTCCAGCGGAGGCCCGGCTACTACGAGGTGAGCCTTTTCCAGAGCGATCTGGTGTGGCTGGGGTATTACATAATCGCCCTTCAGACCCTCGGCAAGATCTTCGAGGCGTCTGGCGATAAATTACCCTTCTGGGCGCCCTACGAGCTCTTCAAGACCGCCGACGGGGAGATATACATAGCCGTCGCGAACGACGCCATATGGGCCAGGCTGTGTGGGGCCTTGAGGTCAGTGGCGTGCTCCGACCCCAGGTTCTCCACAAACGCCGGGAGGGTACAACACAGGGAGGAGCTCCATAAGATCCTAGAGGCGGAGACGTCGAGGTATAGGACGGACGAGTTGCTGAGGCTGTTATTGGAGCACGATGTGCCTGCCGCGCCGATGCTCGACATAAGAGCCGCCGCGGCCGACGAAGACGCGTCTTGGGATACTACCAGCGCGGGCGGGAGGGACGGCGTCCGCGTGCCGAGGTTGCCCCTCCCCGGCTCGCTCCACGGCGCGAGGGCTCCCAACATAGGCGAACACACCCGCGAGGTGCTCAGGGAGTTGGGCTACGGCGACTCGGAGATAGAACAGTTAATTGGTCGAGGCGTCGTTAGGGCGTGA
- a CDS encoding acyl-CoA synthetase, giving the protein MSEEIDLRKYSFSSYNELYSSFKWNIPEYFNIGYAIIDRNVERGFGDRLAIYYLDDEGNRYSLTFGELKKLSDGLASSLRDIGVGRGDVVGVYLQPRPEVVVALSAIYRLGAIALSISPLIGTEGVEYRLRHSGAKALIAEGARRDVLDAVSKIEHLRAIYVVGSEPRGGKEYSLEDQSRSGRRIDAVATRSEDPAQLFYTSGSTGPPKGVLHAHRFLLGHVPTYQLYFEMAPREDDVFWTNADWGWIGALGDVVLPSLYFGRPVVAYRRSRGFSAGDALKVMEEYGVTAAFITPTALRMIRREYPQPLKDFGLRLRAVSTAGEAPGRELVEWASQAFRAPVNEFYGCTETNLVVTNNSLWARPGSIGRPAPGHVVDVVDEEGRPLPPGSEGLIAVKLPDPVAFLGYWKNPEATAAKIKNGWFIIGDAGVKDGDGYLWFKGRVDDVIKVAGYRLGPEEIEEVVAKHPAVLEAAVIGKPDPVRGTIVKAFVVLKPGVEPSEELKRDIQNFVKSRLAAYAYPREIEFVDQLPRTETGKLKRYELRRREMERGNVQGG; this is encoded by the coding sequence ATGAGCGAAGAAATAGACTTAAGGAAATATTCTTTTTCTTCATATAATGAATTATATTCTAGTTTTAAATGGAATATACCTGAATATTTCAATATAGGCTATGCTATTATAGACCGTAATGTGGAAAGAGGATTCGGCGACAGGCTGGCGATCTACTACCTAGACGACGAGGGGAACAGATACTCGCTCACCTTCGGCGAATTGAAAAAGCTGTCGGACGGACTGGCGAGCTCCTTAAGGGATATAGGGGTCGGGAGGGGCGACGTCGTCGGCGTGTATCTGCAGCCGCGCCCCGAGGTCGTGGTGGCGCTGAGCGCTATCTATAGGCTGGGGGCTATAGCTCTCTCCATCTCGCCGCTTATAGGCACGGAGGGGGTAGAGTACCGGCTGAGGCACAGCGGCGCCAAGGCCCTGATAGCCGAGGGGGCGAGGAGGGACGTCCTCGACGCTGTCAGCAAGATAGAACACCTAAGGGCCATATATGTGGTGGGTTCCGAGCCCAGAGGCGGCAAGGAGTATTCCCTCGAGGATCAGTCGAGGTCGGGTCGGCGTATCGACGCGGTCGCCACCAGAAGCGAGGATCCGGCCCAGCTCTTCTACACGTCGGGCAGTACCGGTCCTCCTAAGGGCGTCCTACACGCCCACAGATTCCTGCTGGGGCACGTGCCTACATATCAGCTGTACTTCGAAATGGCTCCTCGGGAAGACGACGTGTTTTGGACCAACGCAGACTGGGGCTGGATAGGCGCCCTCGGCGACGTGGTCCTGCCGTCGCTCTACTTCGGGAGGCCCGTCGTGGCCTACAGGAGATCCCGCGGATTCAGCGCAGGCGACGCCCTTAAGGTCATGGAGGAGTACGGCGTAACCGCCGCGTTCATAACACCGACAGCCCTGAGGATGATAAGGCGGGAGTACCCGCAACCCCTCAAGGACTTCGGCCTAAGGTTGAGGGCGGTCAGCACGGCGGGGGAGGCCCCGGGGAGGGAACTCGTCGAGTGGGCGTCCCAGGCGTTTAGGGCGCCGGTGAACGAGTTCTACGGATGTACCGAGACGAACCTGGTCGTTACAAACAACTCGCTCTGGGCCAGGCCTGGCTCTATAGGCAGGCCGGCGCCTGGACACGTAGTGGATGTGGTGGACGAAGAGGGGCGGCCGCTGCCGCCGGGATCCGAGGGCCTAATAGCGGTCAAGTTGCCGGACCCCGTCGCCTTCCTCGGATATTGGAAGAACCCCGAGGCCACCGCGGCCAAGATCAAGAACGGGTGGTTCATAATAGGCGACGCTGGGGTCAAGGACGGCGACGGCTATCTCTGGTTCAAGGGGAGGGTCGACGACGTGATCAAGGTGGCAGGCTATAGGCTGGGGCCCGAGGAGATAGAGGAGGTCGTGGCGAAGCACCCGGCCGTCCTTGAAGCCGCCGTGATAGGGAAGCCGGACCCCGTCCGCGGCACGATAGTCAAGGCCTTCGTCGTGCTTAAGCCGGGAGTCGAGCCCAGCGAGGAGCTGAAGAGGGATATCCAGAACTTCGTGAAAAGCCGACTCGCGGCCTACGCGTATCCCAGAGAGATCGAGTTCGTGGACCAGCTACCTAGGACGGAGACGGGCAAGCTCAAGCGCTACGAGCTTAGGCGCAGGGAGATGGAAAGAGGGAATGTACAGGGCGGTTGA
- a CDS encoding MFS transporter: protein MAQTELNDAIKVAISANLGWGFELYDLIAYIYAAPYIATQFFPKTDYVASLLETLLLLVLGYFARPLGAILWGHIGDKMGRKITWFVVLLGMGLVTVAIGFLPTYAQIGVAAAALLVLFRILQGIFLGGEWAGGLTITAEFAPPNMRGLLGGVAQGGAGLASVFAAAAVALATVFAPTKDAMMAYGWRILFWFGAVPLAIALFVRWKIRESEIWLKKGKPAVERIPFLALLRRYWLFVIIATLVIFGESLIYYGSIGYFGTLLPLLGYGREGVILASLSAGLTWMLLGPLFGHLSDRLGKRKSILATYYAIAALTLYPIWILIAGGQLANLVIGAALMGMVFSSQYSVLPAWLAETIETKVRFSGIGFILNLGVAFSSFAPYISTYLLKSIGQTYGTVTAISLVTIIGALIALVFVLLSRDRCCQELL, encoded by the coding sequence ATGGCCCAAACAGAACTCAACGATGCGATAAAGGTAGCGATCTCGGCAAACCTCGGCTGGGGCTTCGAGCTGTACGACCTAATCGCCTATATCTACGCGGCGCCCTATATAGCCACCCAGTTCTTCCCCAAGACGGACTATGTAGCGAGCCTCCTCGAGACCTTATTGTTGCTGGTCCTCGGCTATTTCGCGAGGCCGCTCGGCGCCATACTCTGGGGCCATATCGGCGATAAGATGGGGCGTAAGATAACGTGGTTCGTCGTGTTGTTGGGCATGGGGCTGGTCACGGTGGCCATCGGGTTCCTTCCCACATATGCCCAGATAGGCGTGGCGGCCGCGGCGCTCCTCGTCCTATTCAGGATACTCCAAGGCATTTTCCTAGGCGGCGAGTGGGCCGGCGGCTTGACGATAACTGCAGAGTTCGCCCCGCCTAACATGAGGGGGCTCCTCGGCGGCGTTGCGCAAGGCGGCGCCGGGCTTGCGTCGGTCTTCGCCGCGGCTGCGGTCGCCCTCGCCACAGTGTTCGCCCCTACAAAGGACGCCATGATGGCGTACGGCTGGAGAATACTTTTCTGGTTCGGAGCGGTGCCTCTGGCAATTGCCCTCTTCGTGAGGTGGAAAATTAGAGAAAGCGAGATCTGGCTGAAGAAGGGCAAGCCGGCTGTCGAGCGTATACCGTTCTTGGCGCTCCTTAGGAGATATTGGCTCTTCGTAATAATAGCCACCTTAGTGATATTCGGAGAATCGCTGATATACTATGGATCCATAGGCTATTTCGGGACTCTGCTACCGTTACTGGGCTACGGGAGAGAGGGCGTGATACTCGCCTCGCTGTCTGCTGGCCTAACCTGGATGTTGCTCGGCCCCCTCTTCGGCCATCTCAGCGATAGGCTGGGTAAGAGGAAGTCGATACTTGCTACGTATTACGCCATAGCCGCCTTGACGCTCTACCCCATCTGGATACTTATAGCGGGCGGGCAACTTGCGAACTTGGTCATAGGGGCAGCTCTCATGGGCATGGTATTCTCGTCGCAGTACTCCGTCTTGCCTGCTTGGCTGGCCGAGACCATTGAGACCAAGGTCAGGTTCAGCGGGATAGGCTTTATCCTAAACCTAGGCGTCGCGTTCAGCTCCTTCGCGCCCTATATAAGCACGTACCTCCTGAAATCGATAGGGCAGACCTACGGCACTGTCACAGCCATATCGCTGGTGACCATAATAGGCGCCCTAATAGCTTTGGTGTTCGTCCTACTGTCTAGGGATAGGTGTTGCCAAGAGCTTCTATGA
- a CDS encoding class I SAM-dependent methyltransferase has product MDWARVARDAYRAVAEAYEASRRRPLPTADIADFGDRALDLGSGRGAQPAYLEAAYRYVVHCDLAPELVPRGSEAVLCEATALPFRDGAFDVVHAVAVYHHLPPGVLGRAFAEALRVGGAVVATVWDLSGSGGVAKLVPWRWRGEALRVYYAYGIRDLAEAVSAAGGELAGAGYMRRGRRLNAFVVALRRKN; this is encoded by the coding sequence GTGGACTGGGCCCGCGTTGCGAGAGACGCCTATAGGGCCGTCGCCGAGGCCTACGAGGCCTCTAGGAGGCGGCCTCTCCCAACAGCCGACATAGCCGACTTCGGCGATAGGGCGCTCGACCTGGGCTCGGGCCGCGGAGCCCAGCCCGCCTATCTAGAGGCCGCATATAGATATGTGGTCCACTGCGACCTCGCGCCGGAGCTCGTGCCGAGGGGATCCGAGGCGGTGCTCTGCGAGGCGACTGCGTTGCCTTTCAGAGACGGGGCGTTCGACGTGGTCCATGCCGTTGCCGTATATCACCACCTGCCGCCGGGAGTGCTCGGAAGGGCTTTCGCCGAGGCTTTAAGGGTCGGAGGCGCCGTGGTGGCCACCGTGTGGGATCTGTCGGGGAGCGGCGGGGTAGCAAAGCTGGTGCCGTGGCGGTGGCGCGGCGAGGCGCTCCGGGTCTACTACGCCTACGGCATCCGCGACTTGGCCGAGGCCGTCTCTGCGGCAGGCGGCGAGCTCGCCGGCGCGGGCTATATGCGGAGGGGCAGACGCCTAAACGCCTTCGTGGTTGCCTTGAGGCGGAAAAATTAA
- a CDS encoding elongator complex protein 3 codes for MELPAVRKPVRSASGVHVVALMTGPSPCPGQCVFCPTARGVPKSYMPDSPAVMRASRSRYDPYRQVVARISNYLAGGHRPSKIEAIVMGGTFTALPRSYQFWFVGNLLKALNDYPNWSSASAVVDIEAEQARNETAALRLVALTVETRPDYLERGQIDDLLEMGVTRVEIGVQSIYDDVLSLVRRGHGVKEVVEATARLKDAAYKVCYHLMPGLPGSDPDRDLEMFRTVFEDPAFKPDCVKIYPTLVVPGTELYDWWRSGRYRTYDEETWRWLLAEIYASVPRWVRVMRLGRDIPLHHVVDGPRWGNMREVVEEEMERRGLHCSEIRCREAGIKAVHGRPADGNIEYRRHVYEASGGLEYFFEAVGRDDTLYGILRLRIPANPWRPEIDRRTALVRELHVYGPEVPVGADGGPWPQHKGIGRKLMALAEEAATAEAARRVVVISGIGARPYFAKLGYKRCGPYMCKEL; via the coding sequence GTGGAGCTCCCTGCGGTGAGGAAGCCCGTCAGGTCGGCCAGCGGCGTCCACGTGGTGGCCTTAATGACTGGGCCTTCGCCGTGTCCCGGTCAGTGCGTCTTCTGCCCGACCGCCAGGGGGGTCCCCAAGTCCTATATGCCGGATTCCCCGGCCGTCATGAGGGCCTCTAGGTCCCGCTACGATCCCTACAGGCAGGTTGTGGCCAGGATATCCAACTACCTGGCGGGGGGCCACAGGCCCAGCAAGATCGAGGCGATAGTTATGGGAGGCACCTTCACTGCGTTGCCCCGTAGCTACCAGTTCTGGTTCGTGGGCAACCTCCTCAAGGCGCTGAACGACTACCCCAATTGGTCCTCGGCCTCGGCCGTAGTCGACATTGAGGCGGAGCAGGCGAGGAACGAGACGGCGGCGCTGAGGCTGGTGGCGTTGACCGTGGAGACGAGGCCGGACTATCTGGAGAGGGGGCAGATAGACGACCTTCTAGAGATGGGCGTAACGAGGGTCGAGATAGGGGTCCAGTCCATATACGACGACGTGCTCTCGTTGGTTAGGCGGGGGCACGGCGTGAAGGAGGTTGTCGAGGCGACGGCCAGATTAAAGGACGCGGCCTACAAGGTCTGCTACCACCTAATGCCGGGCTTGCCGGGGAGCGATCCGGATAGGGACCTCGAGATGTTCCGGACGGTGTTCGAGGACCCGGCATTCAAGCCGGACTGCGTGAAGATATACCCAACCCTTGTGGTCCCCGGCACCGAGCTATACGACTGGTGGAGGTCGGGCCGTTACAGGACGTACGACGAGGAGACTTGGCGTTGGTTGCTGGCCGAGATATACGCGTCTGTGCCGCGCTGGGTGAGAGTCATGAGGCTGGGCAGAGACATACCTCTACACCACGTCGTGGACGGCCCGCGTTGGGGCAACATGAGGGAGGTCGTCGAGGAGGAGATGGAGCGCCGCGGCCTCCATTGTAGCGAGATCAGGTGCAGGGAGGCGGGCATCAAGGCGGTCCACGGCAGGCCCGCCGACGGGAATATAGAGTATAGGCGGCACGTTTACGAGGCCAGCGGAGGCCTGGAGTACTTCTTCGAGGCGGTGGGCCGCGACGACACCCTATACGGAATATTGAGGCTCCGCATACCCGCCAATCCCTGGAGGCCCGAGATCGATCGCCGGACTGCTCTGGTTAGGGAGCTACACGTCTACGGCCCCGAGGTCCCTGTGGGAGCCGACGGAGGGCCTTGGCCGCAACATAAAGGTATAGGCAGAAAATTGATGGCGTTGGCCGAGGAGGCGGCAACCGCCGAGGCGGCGAGGCGCGTGGTCGTGATATCGGGGATCGGGGCGAGGCCCTACTTCGCGAAGCTGGGATATAAGAGGTGCGGGCCCTATATGTGTAAGGAGCTCTAG
- a CDS encoding WD40 repeat domain-containing protein produces the protein MNIVPENGGSIWSTPAHYPLIATNAYGGCLAMADRPYIYQVYLNTSFLYTLLQAITSALRPSTTSPATTNASYITVILAKYSIVSLFTPYGYMEWSYGLSNANITAVATNCVDVAVGTVGGRVIVLGEKGVLATYNVGSPVTYLAYSRDGNTLYVGTFNGGLYQISGGSLSQLASLNGSVFYIGVNPKGPPYAVSFYKGALPHIYIWPLGVDLTPGAITEYGTNTPAVAAAVSQDGSTLAVGVYDILYVYRGGSLWYTALLPSAPTAIAVSGNGSIVVVGTLGGQVVVFWNGHRAAEWDAGAPVTSVAVSWDGLTVAVETWTAVKFQRLAIGTVKIVDPVATIEISGPEPCINETIDVVSGGTTFTYKVSNTTQVLLPVGSVSIIPQYRYLTESSRCAPLNNVSLTITGNLQQPIVIYYQLQYRVSVNPPGLVSGPTWASGTTIYAAQPSVKVLMFGGPAGAGTTADMTLDHWLINGTPVNIPAPSIAVKINGPTTVTAVYRISAPPVVQINSTARWALVYITAYDQFGNPVASGYSPYVTTYPITTTAYYVLQYLVTTKWPATVNGSQSIWADQGSYAAFAAPSVYYFDNGTRLYFRGWSNGESGNFTAQVMGPMSVDPVYSVQYLVSVKSPGTVNGKPSAWLDRGSTATLNIPAVLNSSGSVRTAFAYWIINGKAGPSTPTAQIAVNGPMNVTYATKTQYQVTFQSRFGTPSISQTWADAGSAMTVEVTPAQVWSPPPLLYEFKGWEAPGGQSFNSPTVVITGPGVYTAIWSLNPIPLIAIAAAAGGGAGAYILIRRRRAAAEVEAGV, from the coding sequence GTGAATATCGTTCCGGAAAACGGGGGATCTATCTGGAGCACCCCGGCCCACTACCCGCTCATAGCCACCAACGCATACGGCGGCTGTCTCGCCATGGCCGACAGGCCGTATATCTACCAGGTCTACCTCAACACGTCTTTCCTCTACACCTTATTGCAGGCAATAACCAGCGCCCTTCGCCCGTCGACGACGTCTCCCGCAACCACCAACGCCTCCTACATCACGGTCATCCTAGCCAAGTACTCCATAGTCTCGCTCTTCACGCCCTACGGATACATGGAGTGGTCCTACGGCCTCAGCAACGCCAACATCACAGCCGTAGCGACCAACTGCGTCGATGTAGCCGTCGGCACAGTCGGCGGGCGCGTGATAGTATTAGGCGAGAAGGGCGTCCTAGCGACATACAATGTAGGCTCGCCCGTGACGTATCTAGCGTACAGCAGAGATGGGAACACCCTCTACGTGGGCACGTTCAACGGAGGTCTCTACCAGATCTCCGGCGGCTCTCTGTCACAGCTCGCCAGCCTCAACGGCTCCGTCTTCTACATAGGCGTAAACCCGAAGGGGCCGCCCTACGCGGTCTCGTTCTACAAGGGCGCGTTGCCCCATATATACATATGGCCTCTCGGCGTCGATCTCACCCCCGGCGCCATAACCGAGTACGGGACCAACACGCCTGCCGTGGCCGCCGCGGTGAGCCAAGACGGCTCCACGTTGGCCGTCGGCGTCTACGACATCCTTTACGTGTATAGAGGCGGCTCCCTCTGGTACACAGCTCTATTGCCCTCCGCCCCCACAGCCATCGCAGTTTCTGGAAACGGCTCGATAGTCGTTGTGGGGACGCTCGGCGGACAGGTCGTCGTCTTCTGGAACGGCCATAGAGCGGCCGAGTGGGACGCAGGCGCTCCCGTGACCAGCGTAGCGGTTTCTTGGGACGGCTTGACCGTCGCGGTCGAGACTTGGACCGCGGTCAAGTTCCAGCGCCTCGCAATAGGCACCGTTAAGATAGTTGATCCGGTCGCGACCATAGAGATCTCGGGCCCGGAGCCCTGCATCAACGAGACCATAGACGTGGTGTCCGGCGGCACCACCTTCACCTACAAAGTCTCCAACACGACGCAGGTCTTATTGCCGGTGGGCTCTGTGTCCATAATCCCGCAGTACAGATACCTAACCGAGTCGTCCCGTTGCGCGCCGCTCAACAACGTCTCGTTGACGATAACTGGCAACCTACAACAGCCCATAGTTATCTACTACCAGCTCCAGTACAGAGTTTCCGTAAATCCGCCCGGCCTGGTCAGCGGGCCGACTTGGGCATCTGGCACCACCATATACGCCGCACAGCCTAGCGTCAAGGTCTTGATGTTCGGAGGGCCCGCCGGCGCGGGCACCACGGCCGACATGACGCTGGACCACTGGCTGATAAACGGCACGCCGGTGAACATACCGGCGCCCTCCATAGCGGTGAAGATAAACGGCCCCACGACGGTGACAGCCGTCTACAGAATAAGCGCGCCCCCAGTGGTCCAGATAAACTCAACCGCCAGGTGGGCCCTTGTGTACATAACAGCATACGACCAGTTCGGCAACCCGGTGGCCTCGGGATATTCCCCGTACGTCACCACCTATCCCATCACCACGACTGCGTATTACGTGTTGCAGTACCTGGTGACGACCAAATGGCCGGCTACCGTGAACGGGTCCCAGTCTATTTGGGCCGACCAGGGCTCCTACGCTGCGTTCGCGGCGCCGAGCGTCTACTACTTCGATAACGGCACGCGGCTCTACTTCAGAGGGTGGAGCAACGGAGAGAGCGGCAACTTCACCGCGCAGGTAATGGGCCCCATGTCGGTAGATCCCGTCTACTCCGTCCAGTACCTCGTGTCTGTTAAGTCCCCCGGCACCGTCAACGGCAAGCCGTCGGCCTGGCTCGATAGGGGCTCCACCGCCACCCTCAACATCCCCGCGGTGCTCAACTCCTCCGGCTCTGTCAGGACCGCGTTCGCCTACTGGATCATAAACGGCAAGGCCGGCCCGTCGACGCCTACGGCCCAAATAGCCGTAAACGGCCCCATGAACGTCACATACGCCACAAAGACCCAGTACCAAGTCACGTTCCAGAGCAGGTTCGGGACGCCCTCTATATCCCAGACTTGGGCCGACGCCGGCTCCGCCATGACCGTGGAGGTGACGCCCGCGCAGGTCTGGTCGCCTCCGCCGTTGCTCTACGAGTTCAAGGGATGGGAGGCGCCTGGAGGTCAGTCCTTCAACTCGCCTACGGTTGTCATAACAGGGCCCGGCGTATACACGGCGATATGGAGCCTCAACCCAATACCCTTAATAGCTATAGCCGCCGCGGCCGGAGGCGGGGCGGGCGCCTATATACTTATAAGACGCCGTAGGGCTGCCGCCGAGGTGGAGGCCGGGGTCTAG